The DNA window GCTGTCGATAGTGCTGCGATTGAGAGCATCTTGACCTATCAAATTTTGACACAGAGTCTCTATGGTAGAAAATTTCAGCTGCATGAGTCGGCGAAATTTTTTCTCTAACTCAGGGTAACGCATCATTAATTCGGTTGAATTAAGATAGAAAAATCGAAATTTGTAAATCTCTTCAAACACGACATAAATAAATAGCCAGTGTTCTTCAAGGCTTAACGGGTCTGATATGGATTGATGCAGTAATGACGATAGCTCGTTATCAAAGCGCTGATACAAAGCCATGATAATGCTTTCTTTGCCTTTGAAATGGTAGTAAAGATTGCCGGGGCTGATATCCATTTCGTTAGCGATATCAACGGTGGTGATGTTTTGTTCACCTTCGTGATTGAAGAGGTCTAGGCTGGTCAGTAGGATGCGTTCGCGGGTTTTCATATAAGGTCTTTAGTTAAACAACTCAGACTTTTACCCTACTGATTAATGATTTTTTTTACAAGAAAAAAGGGGAGCTTATGCTCCCCAAACGGCTCAGAAAGTAACGTTGCCGTTACTTAAAAACTGATGATAAAACTTATGCTTTAGCAGAGGCTTTTTTAGCAGCTTTTTTAGCAGGCGCTTTTTTCTCGCCTAAAGCGTCAATTAACTGATCAAGCTTCTTAGAGATTTCGTCAAGCTTGTCTTCTTTTGAAAAGCTTAAGCTTTCTTTCACTTGAGACAAACGCTCTTCAAGCGATGCTGTAGACTTTTCTTTAGCTTCAGTGATTTTATCAGAAGTTTCACCTTCTAACTTTTTGCCTTTTGCAACTAATTCTTCGAATAAGCGGCTAGATTCTTTATTCATTTTTTCAGAAACTTCGCCATACTTTTCTTGCGCTTCATCTAAGGCTTTGCCATAAGCACCAAGGCCAGCTAGCCAGATGTTTTTCGCCGTTTCAGATGCTTTTTCTGCAACTTCTTTTAAGTCTTTTTTGTCAGCCATGATATTGTCTCCCAAGTAGTTAAATATTGATGATGGTTAATTTAATCGCTTTGTTTAGAATACACATACTAAAAAAAACAAATATGATGAAAAAAACCAAAAAGATATGAGTTAGCGATATGTTAAATATTTTTCAGCGCAAAGATAAACATGATCAAAAAGCACCGGTAGACGATTTTGAGTCGGTGCCTGCCTATATTGCCAATATGCAAGACGAGCATAAATATATTACTGAGCTGACACGTGTGTTAAAACAACAACTGGCTGAATACAGCATCGGTAAAGAGCCTGACTATGTCTTGATTGCCAAAACGGTAGAACATATGCAGGAGCTGCCGCAAAAATTTGATGCCGAACAAAAGGTCAATATGATCAATACCTTGATCGAACTCGACCCTGAAAAACATATTGAGCTTGAAACGCTATTATCCGAAAAGCACGAAATTCAAAACGTCAGTGCGCAGGTGGTTGCTGCCCTCACCGCTTTATTGCGCAAACACGATACCCTGCAGGATGAGGAGCTGAAGATATTTTTACGCAATTATGTAGAACTGTTTGAGAGCCATATTCAAATTGAGCAAAAAGTGCTGTTCCCCTTAATGGAAAAATACCTTTCGTCAACCGAGCTAAAGCAGTTTGCTGAAGTTTCAAAAATAGATATAAAACAGATACTTGAGCAAGACTTCTCAAGTGTTTTAGGCGATCGCTACGACGACATCAGCCTAGATATTAAGGCCCG is part of the Pseudomonadales bacterium genome and encodes:
- a CDS encoding TetR/AcrR family transcriptional regulator; this translates as MKTRERILLTSLDLFNHEGEQNITTVDIANEMDISPGNLYYHFKGKESIIMALYQRFDNELSSLLHQSISDPLSLEEHWLFIYVVFEEIYKFRFFYLNSTELMMRYPELEKKFRRLMQLKFSTIETLCQNLIGQDALNRSTIDSAWLAETINLSVVYWFPYQQLTHPDRAMEKQIHQAVYHVLNLLVPYAGEQQLDFANAIQSLYKDKT